A genomic stretch from Erwinia sp. E_sp_B01_1 includes:
- the flhA gene encoding flagellar biosynthesis protein FlhA, translating into MGNLAALLRLPNFKDTQWQVMAGPVLILMILSMMVLPLPPFILDLLFTFNIALSIMVLLVAMFTQKTLEFAAFPTILLFSTLLRLALNVASTRIILMEGHTGAGAAGQVVEAFGHFLVGGNFAIGIVVFIILVIINFMVITKGAGRIAEVGARFVLDGMPGKQMAIDADLNAGLIGEDEAKKRRSDVTQEADFYGSMDGASKFVRGDAIAGIMIMVINVVGGLLVGVIQHGMDVGHAAESYTLLTIGDGLVAQIPALVISTAAGVIVTRVGTDEDVGEQMVTQLFKNPRVMMLSAGVLGLLGLVPGMPNLVFLLFTAALLGLAWYLRGKESQPKAEPQVQTKHVETSSNIEASWTDVQLEDSLGMEVGYRLIPMVDNMQDGELLGRIRSIRKKFAQEMGFLPPVVHIRDNMDLPPARYRILMKGVEIGSGDAYPGRWMAINPGTAAGTLPGEPTVDPAFGLAATWIDSALKEQAQIQGFTVVEASTVVATHLNHLIAQYSSDLFGRQEAQQLLDRVTQEMPKLTEDVIPGLISLTTLHKVLQNLLSERVSIRDMRTIIETLAEHAPVQTDPQELTSVVRVALGRAITQQWFPGGGEVQVIGLDSTLERLLLQALQGGGGLEPGLADRLLAQAQGALDHQESLGAPPVLLVNHPLRALLARFLRRNMPQLMVISNMELTDNRQIRMTSTIGGA; encoded by the coding sequence ATGGGGAATCTGGCCGCATTACTACGGTTACCGAACTTTAAAGATACTCAATGGCAGGTGATGGCCGGACCGGTATTGATCCTGATGATCCTGTCGATGATGGTGCTGCCTCTGCCGCCCTTCATTCTGGATCTGCTGTTCACGTTTAATATTGCGCTCTCAATCATGGTGCTTCTGGTGGCGATGTTCACCCAGAAAACGCTGGAGTTCGCGGCATTCCCTACCATTCTGCTGTTCTCAACGTTGCTGCGCCTGGCGCTGAACGTTGCCTCCACCCGTATCATCCTGATGGAAGGGCATACGGGGGCGGGTGCTGCGGGGCAGGTAGTGGAAGCATTCGGCCACTTCCTGGTGGGCGGTAACTTCGCCATCGGTATCGTGGTGTTTATCATCCTCGTTATTATCAACTTTATGGTTATCACCAAAGGTGCTGGCCGTATTGCAGAAGTTGGCGCGCGTTTCGTCCTGGACGGGATGCCCGGTAAACAGATGGCGATCGATGCTGACCTTAACGCCGGTCTGATTGGCGAAGATGAAGCGAAAAAACGCCGTTCTGATGTGACCCAGGAAGCGGACTTCTACGGTTCGATGGACGGTGCGAGTAAGTTCGTGCGTGGTGATGCCATCGCCGGGATTATGATCATGGTGATCAACGTGGTGGGCGGCCTGCTTGTCGGGGTGATCCAGCACGGAATGGACGTGGGTCATGCGGCAGAGAGCTACACGCTGTTGACCATTGGTGACGGTCTGGTTGCTCAGATCCCTGCGCTGGTTATCTCCACCGCTGCCGGTGTTATCGTCACCCGCGTCGGCACCGATGAAGACGTTGGCGAACAGATGGTCACCCAGCTGTTCAAAAACCCTCGCGTAATGATGCTCAGCGCCGGTGTACTGGGGCTGTTAGGCCTGGTTCCCGGAATGCCCAATCTGGTGTTCCTGCTGTTTACCGCAGCGCTGCTGGGCCTGGCCTGGTATCTCCGCGGCAAAGAAAGCCAGCCGAAAGCGGAACCCCAGGTTCAGACTAAACACGTTGAAACCTCATCGAATATCGAAGCCTCCTGGACCGACGTGCAGCTGGAAGATTCGCTGGGGATGGAAGTGGGTTACCGCCTGATCCCGATGGTTGATAACATGCAGGACGGCGAGCTGCTGGGCCGTATCCGCAGTATCCGTAAAAAGTTTGCGCAGGAGATGGGCTTCCTGCCGCCGGTGGTGCATATCCGTGACAACATGGACCTGCCGCCAGCGCGTTACCGCATTCTGATGAAGGGCGTGGAAATCGGCAGCGGTGATGCTTATCCTGGCCGCTGGATGGCGATCAACCCTGGCACGGCAGCAGGCACGCTGCCTGGTGAACCGACAGTGGATCCGGCCTTTGGCCTGGCGGCGACCTGGATTGACAGCGCGCTGAAAGAGCAGGCACAGATTCAGGGCTTCACCGTGGTGGAAGCCAGTACGGTAGTGGCAACGCACCTGAACCACCTGATTGCTCAGTACTCCAGCGATCTGTTTGGACGTCAGGAAGCGCAGCAGCTTCTGGATCGTGTGACGCAGGAAATGCCTAAGCTGACTGAAGATGTGATCCCGGGTCTGATTAGCCTGACCACGCTGCATAAAGTGCTGCAGAATCTCTTGTCAGAGCGTGTCTCTATTCGCGATATGCGCACAATTATTGAGACGCTGGCAGAACATGCACCGGTGCAGACAGATCCGCAGGAGCTGACTTCCGTGGTTCGTGTAGCGCTGGGCCGTGCTATCACCCAGCAGTGGTTCCCTGGCGGCGGTGAAGTGCAGGTTATCGGGCTGGACTCCACGCTGGAACGTCTGTTGCTGCAGGCCCTGCAGGGCGGTGGCGGTCTGGAGCCGGGTCTGGCCGATCGGTTACTGGCCCAGGCTCAGGGCGCGCTTGATCATCAGGAATCGCTGGGGGCACCGCCGGTGCTGCTGGTCAATCATCCGCTGCGCGCCTTGCTGGCCCGCTTCCTGCGCCGCAATATGCCGCAGCTGATGGTGATTTCGAATATGGAGCTGACCGATAACCGTCAGATCCGCATGACTTCCACCATTGGTGGTGCGTGA
- the flhB gene encoding flagellar biosynthesis protein FlhB, translated as MSQDSDEEKTESATPHRLEKAREEGQIPRSRELTSVLMLVTGLSILWMSGGTMAQKVGALLADGLKFNHSVVSDTSQMFHLMSNLVVQGVFALLPMMAGLVLVAIAAPMLLGGLVISGKAIKFDLGKMNPLKGLKRLFSAQSAAELVKAVLKAILVGCVTWVYISHNWPNMLRLISESPYTALASALNMIAMCSVLIVLGLSPMVGFDVFWQLYSYFKNLRMTRQDIRDEHKQQEGDPHVKGRIRQQMRAAARRRMMADVPKADVIVTNPTHYSVALQYDERKMSAPKVVAKGAGEIALRIRELGKEHRIPVLEAPPLARALYRHSEIGQHIPGTLYAAVAEVLAWVWQLRRWKLEGGLAPKRPDNLPVPEALDFATREED; from the coding sequence GTGTCTCAGGATAGCGACGAGGAAAAGACCGAATCCGCTACCCCTCACCGACTTGAAAAAGCACGAGAGGAGGGGCAAATACCGCGTTCGCGCGAGCTGACCTCCGTGCTGATGCTGGTGACGGGATTAAGCATTCTGTGGATGAGCGGCGGAACAATGGCGCAGAAAGTCGGCGCTTTACTGGCTGACGGCCTTAAATTCAACCATTCCGTGGTCAGCGATACCAGCCAGATGTTCCACCTGATGAGTAACCTGGTGGTGCAGGGCGTCTTCGCGCTGCTGCCGATGATGGCAGGCCTGGTGCTGGTGGCTATCGCCGCGCCGATGCTGCTGGGCGGTTTAGTGATCAGCGGCAAAGCGATCAAATTTGACCTGGGCAAGATGAACCCGCTGAAAGGGTTAAAGCGTCTGTTCTCCGCCCAGTCGGCGGCAGAACTGGTCAAAGCGGTGCTGAAGGCGATTCTGGTTGGCTGCGTGACCTGGGTTTATATCAGCCATAACTGGCCAAATATGCTGCGTCTGATCAGCGAATCACCTTATACCGCGCTGGCCAGCGCGCTGAATATGATCGCCATGTGCAGCGTGCTTATCGTACTGGGCCTGTCGCCCATGGTCGGTTTTGACGTTTTCTGGCAGCTATACAGCTACTTCAAAAACCTGCGAATGACGCGTCAGGACATTCGTGATGAGCACAAGCAGCAGGAAGGCGACCCGCACGTTAAGGGACGGATCCGTCAGCAAATGCGTGCTGCAGCCCGACGCCGCATGATGGCTGATGTGCCAAAGGCGGATGTGATTGTGACCAACCCGACGCACTACTCCGTCGCGCTGCAGTATGACGAACGTAAAATGAGTGCGCCTAAAGTGGTAGCGAAAGGCGCAGGAGAAATTGCCCTGCGCATCCGTGAACTGGGCAAAGAGCACCGTATACCTGTTTTAGAAGCACCGCCGCTGGCGCGTGCATTGTATCGACACAGTGAAATTGGGCAGCATATTCCGGGAACGTTATATGCCGCTGTAGCAGAAGTTTTGGCCTGGGTATGGCAACTCCGCCGCTGGAAGCTGGAAGGAGGCCTGGCCCCGAAAAGACCTGACAATTTACCTGTGCCGGAAGCACTGGACTTTGCCACAAGAGAAGAAGACTGA
- the cheZ gene encoding protein phosphatase CheZ has protein sequence MSEIPKPSTDAASAQEIISRIGSLTRMLRDSLRELGLDQAIAEAAEAIPDARDRLDYVVQMTAQAAERALNCVEAAQPRQTVIENGAKELKGRWDEWFENPIELADARSLVSDTRGYLESVPEHTSFTNAQLLEIMMAQDFQDLTGQVIKRMMDVIQEIERQLLMVLLENMPDQPARPKKDEDSLLNGPQINGTAPGVVANQDQVDDLLDSLGF, from the coding sequence ATGAGCGAAATTCCGAAACCAAGTACCGACGCGGCCTCGGCCCAGGAGATTATCTCCCGAATTGGCTCGCTGACGCGGATGCTGCGCGACAGCCTGCGTGAACTGGGGCTGGATCAGGCGATTGCTGAAGCAGCAGAAGCCATTCCGGACGCCCGCGATCGTCTGGATTATGTAGTGCAAATGACCGCGCAGGCGGCTGAACGTGCCCTCAACTGCGTGGAAGCTGCTCAGCCGCGTCAGACAGTGATCGAGAATGGTGCGAAAGAGTTGAAGGGACGCTGGGATGAGTGGTTTGAAAACCCCATCGAACTGGCTGATGCCCGTTCACTGGTTTCGGATACTCGTGGTTACCTGGAGTCCGTGCCAGAACACACCTCATTCACCAATGCGCAACTGCTTGAAATCATGATGGCGCAGGATTTCCAGGATCTCACCGGCCAGGTGATCAAGCGCATGATGGATGTTATCCAGGAGATTGAACGCCAGCTGTTGATGGTGTTGCTGGAGAACATGCCCGATCAGCCTGCCCGTCCGAAGAAAGATGAAGACAGCCTGCTGAACGGTCCACAGATTAATGGCACCGCGCCTGGCGTGGTTGCTAACCAGGATCAGGTTGACGATTTGCTGGATAGCCTTGGGTTTTAA
- the cheY gene encoding chemotaxis response regulator CheY — translation MADKNMRFLVVDDFNTMRRIVRNLLKELGFNNVEEAEDGVDALTKLRAGGFDFVISDWNMPNMDGLQLLQTIRADAAMSKLPVLMVTAEAKKENIIAAAQAGASGYVVKPFTAATLEEKLGKIFEKLGM, via the coding sequence ATGGCTGATAAAAATATGCGGTTTCTGGTGGTCGACGATTTCAACACCATGCGTCGTATCGTCCGTAACCTGCTGAAGGAACTGGGCTTTAACAACGTTGAAGAAGCAGAGGACGGTGTGGATGCACTGACCAAACTGCGCGCCGGTGGCTTCGATTTCGTTATCTCCGACTGGAACATGCCAAACATGGATGGCCTGCAACTGCTGCAGACCATTCGTGCAGACGCGGCAATGAGCAAGTTGCCGGTACTGATGGTGACCGCGGAAGCGAAGAAAGAGAATATTATTGCGGCTGCTCAGGCGGGTGCCAGCGGCTACGTCGTTAAACCTTTTACAGCAGCTACCCTTGAAGAAAAGCTTGGTAAGATCTTCGAAAAGCTGGGTATGTAA
- a CDS encoding chemotaxis response regulator protein-glutamate methylesterase — MGKIRVLCVDDSALMRQLMTEIINSHSDMEMVASAPDPLVARDMIKEFNPDVLTLDVEMPRMDGLDFLEKLMRLRPMPVVMVSSLTGKGSEVTLRALELGAVDFVTKPSLGIREGMLAYSQTIADKVRAASRAKLHARGSQPAPAMLKAGPLLSSEKLIAIGASTGGTEAIRHVLQPLPATSPALLITQHMPPGFTRSFAERLNKLCQITVKEAEDGERILPGHAYIAPGAMHMELSRSGANYQVKLNEGPPVNRHKPSVDVLFKSVAQFAGRNAVGVILTGMGNDGAAGLLAMNKAGAWTIAQNEASCVVFGMPREAIALGGASEVVDLHQISQHMLAKISAGQALRI; from the coding sequence ATGGGCAAAATCAGAGTGTTATGCGTTGATGACTCCGCACTGATGCGACAGTTGATGACCGAGATCATCAACAGCCATTCAGATATGGAGATGGTGGCCTCAGCCCCGGATCCGCTGGTGGCAAGGGATATGATCAAAGAGTTCAACCCGGATGTGCTGACTCTGGATGTTGAAATGCCCCGCATGGATGGCCTCGATTTCCTGGAGAAATTGATGAGGCTGCGTCCGATGCCGGTGGTGATGGTCTCCTCCCTGACGGGGAAAGGATCGGAAGTGACGCTGCGGGCGCTGGAACTGGGCGCGGTGGATTTTGTCACCAAACCTTCGCTGGGTATTCGCGAAGGAATGCTGGCCTACAGCCAGACGATCGCTGACAAAGTGCGGGCCGCCTCAAGGGCAAAGCTTCACGCCCGTGGCTCACAGCCTGCGCCAGCGATGCTGAAAGCGGGGCCGTTACTGAGTAGCGAAAAGCTGATCGCCATTGGCGCTTCGACCGGCGGCACAGAAGCGATCAGGCATGTGTTACAGCCTTTACCGGCTACCAGCCCGGCGCTGCTGATTACTCAGCATATGCCACCAGGTTTTACCCGCTCTTTTGCAGAGCGGCTGAACAAACTCTGCCAGATCACGGTGAAAGAGGCCGAAGATGGCGAGCGTATTCTCCCCGGCCATGCCTATATCGCACCGGGTGCCATGCACATGGAGTTGTCCCGCAGTGGGGCTAACTACCAGGTGAAACTGAATGAAGGTCCGCCGGTTAATCGTCACAAGCCGTCGGTCGATGTGTTGTTTAAATCTGTTGCACAGTTCGCAGGGCGTAACGCCGTAGGGGTAATCCTTACCGGCATGGGTAACGACGGTGCAGCAGGGCTGTTAGCAATGAACAAGGCGGGAGCCTGGACCATTGCGCAAAACGAAGCAAGTTGTGTGGTATTTGGCATGCCGCGTGAGGCTATTGCCCTCGGCGGCGCCAGTGAAGTGGTGGATCTCCACCAAATCAGTCAGCACATGCTGGCAAAAATTAGCGCCGGACAGGCATTACGTATTTAG
- the cheR gene encoding protein-glutamate O-methyltransferase CheR: MKKSTLLAPQENATLLSQMVQRLPLSDTHFKRISQLIYQRAGIVLADHKREMVYNRLVRRLRMLGIDDFGRYLAILENDINSPEWQAFINSLTTNLTAFFREAHHFPILADHAKRRSGNFSVWCAAASTGEEPYSIAMTLAETLGAGPGKFQIHASDIDTQVLEKALAGVYRQEELRTLSPQQLQRFFFRGTGPHSGMVRVRPELANSITYAQLNLLGNDWALPGQFDAIFCRNVMIYFDKETQEKILRRFVPLLKPGGILFAGHSENFSQISKEFYLRGQTVYGLTKER, from the coding sequence ATGAAAAAATCGACGTTGTTAGCACCGCAGGAAAACGCAACGCTGTTGTCACAAATGGTGCAGCGTCTGCCGTTATCCGATACGCACTTTAAGCGTATCAGCCAATTAATTTATCAGCGCGCTGGCATCGTACTCGCCGATCACAAGCGAGAAATGGTTTACAACCGCCTGGTGAGGCGGTTACGGATGTTGGGCATTGATGACTTCGGTCGTTACCTGGCTATCCTGGAAAATGACATTAACAGCCCTGAGTGGCAGGCGTTTATCAACTCCCTGACCACCAACCTGACGGCATTTTTCCGCGAAGCGCACCACTTTCCGATCCTGGCGGATCATGCGAAACGGCGCAGCGGCAATTTCAGCGTCTGGTGTGCGGCAGCTTCCACTGGCGAGGAGCCTTACTCCATCGCCATGACGTTAGCGGAAACGCTGGGTGCCGGGCCTGGAAAATTTCAGATCCACGCCAGCGACATTGATACACAAGTGCTGGAAAAAGCCCTGGCCGGCGTCTACCGGCAGGAAGAGCTTCGCACGCTGTCTCCACAGCAGCTGCAACGCTTCTTTTTCCGGGGAACAGGCCCGCACTCCGGAATGGTGCGGGTACGGCCTGAGCTGGCTAACTCAATTACCTATGCGCAGCTGAATTTACTGGGCAACGACTGGGCATTACCGGGACAGTTTGACGCCATTTTCTGCCGTAATGTGATGATTTATTTCGATAAAGAAACACAGGAAAAGATCCTGCGCCGTTTTGTACCTCTGTTGAAGCCTGGCGGTATTTTGTTTGCCGGGCACTCAGAGAACTTCAGCCAGATCAGTAAAGAGTTTTACCTGCGTGGCCAGACAGTCTATGGACTGACTAAGGAAAGATAA
- a CDS encoding methyl-accepting chemotaxis protein translates to MMQIVGGGLSFNSFRLDAKNLNDVEISGHQREALGEVWASLLSARVTLSRAGTRAAMNVSREQVIILLKMAQKDLDAADKAYKEFDSIPAITPEGEELKKGMQSDYDIYAKELTGLGHYLDAGEVQAYLDSPTQKKQENFQTQYKVWMKHIDTLREHATDASKGFYTLSKIIFGGSVMLSLLVTTAGIWWVGKEVIAPLAVMRSHFGRIASGDLAGRITLAGRNELSQLFNSLNEMQVALAETVSSVRDGSNAMQVGIREIAAGNTDLSSRTEQQASSLAETAASMEQLTATVSANAENALQAAVVVKQASVTANKGGSLTAKVVTTMSDIAVSSKKIADITSVIDGIAFQTNILALNAAVEAARAGEQGRGFAVVAGEVRNLAQRSAQAAKEIKVLIDASVTRVDQGAVLVASAGETMDEIVKSVTRVDDIMNEIASASEEQRRGIEQVALAVSQMDQVTQQNAALVEEAATATDALEAQAEHLTGAVKRFSFADV, encoded by the coding sequence ATGATGCAGATCGTCGGCGGAGGGTTGTCCTTTAACTCTTTCCGTCTGGATGCAAAAAATTTAAATGACGTTGAGATCAGCGGCCATCAACGGGAAGCGCTGGGTGAAGTCTGGGCGTCATTACTGAGCGCGCGCGTCACGTTAAGCCGGGCCGGAACGCGAGCTGCGATGAACGTCTCGCGGGAACAAGTAATAATCTTGTTAAAAATGGCTCAGAAAGATCTGGATGCTGCCGATAAAGCATATAAGGAATTCGATTCTATCCCCGCCATCACCCCTGAAGGGGAGGAATTGAAAAAGGGGATGCAGAGCGATTATGACATTTACGCCAAAGAACTGACGGGATTAGGTCACTATCTGGACGCTGGCGAGGTGCAGGCCTACCTCGATTCTCCTACGCAGAAGAAACAGGAGAATTTTCAGACGCAGTACAAAGTCTGGATGAAGCATATCGATACGTTGCGTGAACATGCAACTGACGCCAGTAAAGGATTTTATACCCTGTCGAAAATCATCTTTGGTGGTTCGGTGATGTTGTCCCTGCTGGTAACAACGGCCGGTATCTGGTGGGTAGGTAAAGAAGTTATCGCCCCGCTGGCGGTGATGCGCAGCCACTTCGGGCGTATTGCATCCGGGGATCTGGCGGGCCGCATTACCCTGGCAGGGCGCAACGAACTGAGCCAGCTGTTCAACAGCCTGAATGAGATGCAGGTGGCACTGGCAGAAACCGTCAGTAGCGTGCGCGATGGCAGTAACGCCATGCAGGTGGGCATTCGTGAGATTGCGGCGGGGAATACCGACCTCTCTTCACGTACTGAGCAGCAGGCATCTTCGCTGGCAGAAACGGCAGCCAGTATGGAGCAGCTGACGGCCACGGTCAGTGCCAACGCCGAAAATGCGCTTCAGGCCGCAGTGGTAGTAAAACAAGCCTCGGTAACGGCGAACAAAGGCGGATCGCTGACGGCAAAAGTGGTCACCACCATGAGTGACATTGCGGTGAGTTCGAAAAAGATTGCCGATATCACCAGTGTGATCGATGGCATTGCATTCCAGACCAATATTCTGGCCCTGAATGCGGCAGTTGAAGCAGCGCGTGCAGGTGAGCAGGGTCGGGGGTTTGCTGTGGTGGCGGGTGAAGTGCGTAACCTGGCCCAGCGCAGCGCTCAGGCGGCTAAAGAGATAAAAGTGCTGATTGATGCTTCGGTAACCCGGGTGGATCAGGGGGCAGTTTTAGTAGCTTCTGCGGGCGAAACCATGGATGAAATCGTGAAGTCAGTGACCAGAGTCGACGACATCATGAACGAGATCGCCTCAGCTTCTGAGGAACAACGCCGGGGGATAGAGCAGGTAGCCCTTGCGGTAAGCCAGATGGATCAGGTGACACAACAGAATGCCGCGCTGGTAGAGGAAGCGGCAACAGCTACAGATGCACTTGAAGCACAAGCTGAACATCTGACGGGAGCGGTAAAACGCTTCTCATTTGCTGATGTTTAA
- a CDS encoding methyl-accepting chemotaxis protein: protein MLKRVKVVTGLVGVLTLFALLQLGTGGLFYKTVNDDKTNFAYNQHLRELQQYMGTSWISLVQARNSLNRAGMRYLMDMTNTGAGPSVSELVALGNSELKEGDEAMEKFNATLTEEGKAQENVKTLQANYQQYRQALGDLAVMMTTDRFQESVTQPTQSYQDQLGKAYDAWLDANNALTAKAILTNHNAYRTTIWLLLGVLVVTLTVIVVSWKGIFNILLAPLKTNIEHIRRIADGDLTKTIVVEGQSEMTDLASSLLDMQQSLVRTVSHVREGSDSIYTGASEISAGNNDLSSRTEQQAAALEQTAASMEQLTATVKQNAENARQASQLALSASGTAEKGGKVVDGVVRTMSDIAGSSKKIADITSVIDGIAFQTNILALNAAVEAARAGEQGRGFAVVAGEVRSLAQRSAQAAKEIKLLIEDSVSRVDAGSALVESAGETMADIVSSVTRVTDIMGEIASASDEQSKGIEQVGTAVTEMDRVTQQNAALVEESAGAAAALEAQASRLSQAVAVFQISKEKASAAVNVTTPVKKPLLSPVGVTRKALESATAENNWETF from the coding sequence ATGTTAAAGCGTGTGAAGGTGGTTACGGGTCTGGTAGGGGTACTGACGTTATTTGCCCTGTTGCAGTTGGGAACGGGCGGATTGTTTTATAAAACCGTCAATGACGACAAAACAAATTTTGCTTACAACCAGCATCTCCGCGAACTGCAGCAGTATATGGGCACCTCATGGATCTCTCTGGTTCAGGCGCGTAACTCCCTTAACAGGGCAGGAATGCGCTATCTGATGGACATGACCAATACGGGAGCAGGGCCCTCGGTCAGTGAACTGGTCGCGCTGGGGAATTCGGAGCTGAAGGAAGGCGACGAAGCGATGGAGAAATTTAATGCCACCCTGACCGAAGAAGGGAAGGCGCAGGAAAACGTCAAAACGCTGCAGGCAAACTACCAGCAGTATCGTCAGGCGCTGGGTGACCTGGCCGTCATGATGACCACCGATCGTTTTCAGGAGTCCGTCACTCAGCCTACGCAGAGCTATCAGGATCAGCTGGGTAAGGCCTATGACGCCTGGCTGGACGCCAATAACGCCCTGACCGCTAAAGCCATCCTCACCAACCATAATGCCTATCGCACTACGATCTGGCTGCTGCTGGGCGTGCTGGTGGTGACGCTGACGGTAATAGTGGTGAGCTGGAAAGGCATCTTCAATATTTTGCTCGCCCCGCTGAAAACCAATATCGAGCATATCCGCCGTATTGCCGATGGCGATCTGACCAAAACGATAGTGGTGGAAGGGCAGAGCGAAATGACCGATTTAGCCTCAAGCCTGCTGGATATGCAGCAATCCCTGGTGCGCACCGTTAGCCATGTTCGCGAGGGCTCTGATTCAATCTATACCGGTGCCAGTGAAATCTCTGCCGGTAACAACGATCTCTCTTCCCGTACTGAGCAGCAGGCTGCCGCGCTGGAACAAACCGCAGCCAGCATGGAGCAGTTAACCGCCACCGTTAAGCAGAATGCCGAGAATGCACGTCAGGCCTCACAGCTGGCCCTCAGCGCCTCCGGCACGGCAGAGAAGGGCGGCAAAGTGGTGGATGGCGTGGTGAGAACCATGAGCGACATCGCCGGCAGTTCCAAGAAGATTGCTGATATCACCAGCGTGATTGACGGCATCGCCTTCCAGACCAATATCCTGGCGTTAAACGCCGCTGTCGAAGCCGCACGAGCAGGCGAGCAGGGGCGTGGTTTTGCCGTGGTAGCGGGTGAAGTTCGTAGCCTGGCCCAGCGCAGCGCGCAGGCTGCAAAAGAGATCAAATTACTGATCGAAGACTCTGTGTCCCGTGTGGATGCCGGTTCAGCCTTGGTGGAAAGCGCCGGTGAAACCATGGCGGACATTGTCAGTTCGGTCACACGGGTGACCGACATCATGGGCGAAATTGCCTCCGCTTCTGATGAGCAGAGTAAAGGAATTGAGCAGGTAGGGACGGCAGTGACCGAGATGGATCGTGTCACGCAGCAGAACGCCGCTCTGGTGGAAGAGTCGGCCGGGGCCGCCGCAGCGCTGGAAGCGCAGGCGAGCAGGCTCAGCCAGGCCGTGGCGGTGTTCCAAATCAGTAAAGAAAAAGCCAGCGCAGCCGTTAATGTCACTACGCCGGTGAAAAAACCGCTGTTATCGCCTGTCGGAGTGACACGAAAAGCCCTGGAATCAGCCACGGCTGAAAACAACTGGGAAACATTTTGA